In the genome of Juglans microcarpa x Juglans regia isolate MS1-56 chromosome 6S, Jm3101_v1.0, whole genome shotgun sequence, the window ATGGCAGCAACACATGAACAATCTGAATACAAGGAGAAAACCACCCGATAAACGTCCAGCCAATGAGCAGTCTTTTGAAGTTCCCGATGACGTTGTGGAGGAGAATGTTGAGAGGCCTCCAGGcaaaaaacttgagaaagataACTTAAGGAAGCGGAAGGCTCAGGAAGCATGTGATGTTGACTTCAACAGTGCGCTAGAAAAAATGACCGCTGATAGGCGACTGTTCATGGGAGAGAGGAGAGCATGGGTGACGAAGGCTGATGAAGTGAAGGGTGCACAACTAGAACTTGATAAGAGGAAGTTCGAGGCGGAGATCATGAGTAAGGATCTTTCTAATATGACCGTCATGCAACAAGCCTATTTCCTGAATATtcagaagaaaatttatgagGACTCTTTAAATAATTCCGAAGGTACATTCGACACATCTCCATCCATACCTCATGGAGGTGTGTAACTGTTGGTTCATTTACAACCCAAAATTCCAGTATTTAGTGGCTGGGCAGCCACATGTATATCCAAAACATGTGGCTGGGCAGCCACTAGTACTACTGAATGTTAGTTTTGGATTAAATAGATGACTGGACAGTTAATTAATGTTTTTGTGGATTAGAGACTTTATTTTGTTGAGGCTGGACAGCCACTTGAAATTGGCTCATGTTAGTTGATGTTGTTGTGGATTAGAGactttattttgttgatatggACAGCCAGCAGTCTCTTGGCTCATGttagtttattttgttgattttagagaatttattttgttgatatggACAGCCAGCAGTCTCTTGAATGTTAGTTGATGTTGTTGATTTtggagaatttattttgttgatatggATAGCCAGCCAAACTTGAATGTTAGTTGATGTTGTTGATTTtggagaatttattttgttgatatggACATTCTAGATGTCATTCTATTACAATGGCAAGATGGTCAAGTAGGCAGGTAAATGAGATAAACAACTTTTAACACCCAAATAGGCAGGTAAATGAGATATAACAAAAACGATAAATTCAATATGTCTCATTTGCACAGAAATAGCTTTTAACACCCAAATAAACAATGcagaattcatttttaaaatgataaaataaacaatgcaacaatgataaaattaaacataaacaaTGCAACCACAAAATGTGTGCattgtcttttatatatattttttaagcatgAATATGAATTTGCAATATTCCAAATGACATTCATATTCCAAAAagctttaaaataatattccaataaaaagctttaaaataataaacaacgACACATCATAACTAATAAACTTATTTAATAATCATAAACAATAAACAACGGCAATAAACTTCATAACTCGTAAATTATGAGCGGCCATGCAAATTCCATAAATGCTCGATAAGGTCAGCTTGGAGTTGAGAATGAGTGCCTCTATCTCTAATTCGATGATGTTGCGCAATGAACTCCATGAATTCAGGTATATTATCGCGTGAAATTGGCTCATGTGGAGTATCATCATTGGATTCGTAAATAAACTGGTCAGCCCCGAGATATTGATGACGCTCATCTTCAACGATCATATTGTGCAAGATAATGCATGTGTACATAATGTCTTTTAGAACTCGGGGCTGAAAATACCTAGCAGGTCCACGCACAATTGCAAATCTAGCTTGGAGTACTCCGAAGGCTCGCTCAACATCTTTCCTTGCAGACTCTTGACAAGCAgcaaaatgttttttcttttttccatgtgGAGCAGGAATTGTCTTCACTAATGTTGCCCATGAAGGATATATACCATCAGCAAGATAATATCCCATTGTGTATTCGTGACCATTGATTGTGTAGTTGCACGGAGGAGCATGACCTTCGGCCAACGTGGCAAAAACAGAAGATCGATCGAGTACATTGATGTCATTATGAGACCCAGGCAAACCAAAAAAAGCATGCCATATCCAAAGATCATAAGATGCAACAGCctccaaaataatagttggttcattTACATGACCAGAGTACATACCTTTCCAAGCACTAGGACAGTTCTTCCATTTCCAgtgcatgcaatcaatgctaCCCAACATTCCTGGAAACCCACGGTTTTGTCCGACTTCTAGTAACCTCGTTATATCACTATTGGTTGGAGACCTCAAGTACTCACCCCCAAAAATTGACACGATCGCCTTTACAAATTTCTTCATACTCAACCGTGCGGTGCTTTCTCCAATTCTTACATACTCGTCCATAAGATCTGCCGTAACCCCATATGCAAGCATCCTAATTGCTGCAGTTATCTTTTGAAGGGAGGACAATCCAAGTCTCCCACTGGCGTCTCttttttggacaaaataatcatcgtGAGCTTCAACTGCAGAATGTATGCGTAAAAAAAGATTACGATGCATTCGAAACCTCCTCCTAAATACGTTTGGCGGATATATTGACGGCTCAGCAAAGTAATCATTCCAAAGGCGCTCATGACCTTCCAATGGATTACGTCGGATGAACATACGAGGTTGAGAATTACGACGACGTGAAGCAGATGCTCCCTCGACTGCATGTTGTTGTCTATGTAGGGCCATTGCTTGTATCATATACTCCTCGTGATCAAAATAATCTTCATCTTCTATATGATCAATACTCTCAAAGGGATCCATAGGGAATTTGGAGAATTGTGTATTTGATGgaatgaaagaagaaatattGGTTTTTGATGAGTGGGAAGTAATGAGAGGATGGATCTATTTATAGAGCTTAATCCGAGACTATTAgttataactaaaaaaattggTAAAAGAAGAATGGTTGGCACCATCTACTTGTTGGGTAGAAGAATGGTtgttaaaatgtgtttgttggataattaggttgagaaaaaaaattaattcaaaaataataatttaagtatcaaattaaattattaattaacatatattagtgtaattataaaatttattataaaaaataatattattaaaaaaataatattatattattattttgatgaatccaatggctaatccaatgtggagttatggataaggagattttagatatatgaaaaatatgtacttttcatcaaattttgaagatgaatttgatgaatccaatgccagtgctctGAGTAGGCATAACCGTCGGAGTCAACGACGTTTACTACGGCATCCTCTCGTAGGTGGTTTGAGTCGCTGTCCCTTCACTGCCTCGACGAGTCCGTCACTTCCCAGTACTCACTTTTGCTCATCTCATAAATTCACCTACTCAACCAGTATCCCCACCAACCCCCTCACCAGTCACTACTCATTTTCAATCCCAAATCAAATCTCCTTCGTTCCAGCTTCCTCGATCATGGATGCTTCCTCGGCTCTCTCCCGCATAGGCCTCGCCGGCCTTGCCGTCATGGGCCAAAACCTGGCTTTAAACATCGCCGATAAGGGCTTCCCTATCTCCGTCTACAACCGCACCACCTCCAAGGTTGATGAAACCGTCGATCGAGCTCAGAACGAGGGCCGCCTCCCCTTGACCGGCCAATACAACCCCAAAGACTTCGTCCTCTCCATCCGACGTCCAAGATCGATCATCATCCTCGTCAAAGCCGGCAATCCGGTTGACCAGACAATCGCCGCGCTCTCCTCCTTCATGGAACCTGGCGACACCATCATCGACGGCGGAAACGAGTGGTACGAGAACACCGAGCGCCGAATCCACGAGGTCTCGGAAAAGGGCCTCCTTTATCTTGGGATGGGTGTGTCGGGGGGCGAAGAGGGTGCCCGTAACGGCCCTTCTCTCATGCCCGGGGGATCCTATCAGGCATACACTAATATCCAGGAAATACTCGAAAAAGTTGCCGCCCAGGTCAAAGACGATGGGCCGTGCGTCACCTATATCGGCGAGGGTGGCTCGGGGAACTTCGTGAAAATGGTTCACAACGGGATTGAGTATGGCGACATGCAGCTCATCTCGGAGGCCTACGACGTGTTGAAGAACGTGGGGGGGCTATCGAACCAGGAGCTTTCGGAGATCTTTGCGGAGTGGAATAGAGGGGAATTGGAGAGTTTCTTGATTGAGATTACCGCCGATATATTCAGGGTTAAGGACGAATATGGAGATGGGGATTTGGTGGATAAGATTTTGGATAAGACCGGAATGAAAGGAACCGGGAAATGGACGGTCCAGCAGGCGGCGGAGCTCTCAGTTGCAGCTCCGACGATTGCTGCGTCGTTGGATTGCCGGTACCTGAGTGGGCtgaaggaggagagagagaatgccGCTGAGGTTCTGAGAGAGGCCGGGTtgaaggaggagaaggaggTGAAGCCTGGCGGGATTGATAAGAAGAGGTTGATAGACGATGTGAGGCAGGCATTGTACGCGTCGAAGATCTGTAGCTACGCGCAGGGGATGAACCTGTTGAGGGCGAAGAGTTTGGAGAAAGGTTGGAGTTTAAATTTGGGAGAGTTGGCGAGGATTTGGAAAGGCGGGTGCATTATAAGGGCCGTGTTCTTGGATAGGATCAAGAAGGCCTATCAGAGGAACCCAAATTTGGCGAGTTTGATTGTGGACCCCGACTTTGCGAGGGAGATGGTGCAGAGGCAGGCGGCGTGGAGGAGGGTGGTGGGGCTGGCAATATCAGCCGGGATTAGTACGCCGGGGATGTGTGCTAGCCTTGCCTATTTCGACACGTATAGGAGGGCGAGACTACCTGCGAATCTCGTGCAGGCACAGAGGGACTTGTTCGGGGCGCATACGTACGAGCGAATCGATAGGTCAGGATCGTTTCACACCGAGTGGACAAAACTTGCTCGGAAGAGTGATGCCGGTGTTGGTGCTCTCAATTGATCTTCAGTCACTATCATTTGGTGGGTTATTTTGTTTGTTCTGATGTTTCCGATCATTATGATGCTATTTGAATCGGGGTTGTATGTCGTGTTTAGCAGAGGAATTATTGTTGAGCCTTGCTTCCTTGGTTGTTAATAAGAAAATGCATGCCTTCTGAGTTTACGAGCtaaattgttttccttttgatttgCTTTAACTTCTATTGAGGTTTAATTTATAGATACTCGGCAATGCTTCTTATTGTCTAAATCTGTCTAGTTTTACTTCTCTGGGACTGTCTATATGTGTTCAGTCCTTGTCAAAGGTAGATATGTGCTAACGGTATATGTTTAGAATCAAGCTGTGTGTTGTACTTGTGTAAATACTTTTGACTATTTGGAGATGAGATGAAGATTACACGGGGGACAAGGTTGCTACTAGTCGAGTTCTCTGTTTAAAATTGCTCGAGAGAAATGCATGCTTATTGCTTAGATGAATCAATGGGGGCAATATCCCTGCACCCTTTCGGTG includes:
- the LOC121236491 gene encoding 6-phosphogluconate dehydrogenase, decarboxylating 3, chloroplastic, giving the protein MDASSALSRIGLAGLAVMGQNLALNIADKGFPISVYNRTTSKVDETVDRAQNEGRLPLTGQYNPKDFVLSIRRPRSIIILVKAGNPVDQTIAALSSFMEPGDTIIDGGNEWYENTERRIHEVSEKGLLYLGMGVSGGEEGARNGPSLMPGGSYQAYTNIQEILEKVAAQVKDDGPCVTYIGEGGSGNFVKMVHNGIEYGDMQLISEAYDVLKNVGGLSNQELSEIFAEWNRGELESFLIEITADIFRVKDEYGDGDLVDKILDKTGMKGTGKWTVQQAAELSVAAPTIAASLDCRYLSGLKEERENAAEVLREAGLKEEKEVKPGGIDKKRLIDDVRQALYASKICSYAQGMNLLRAKSLEKGWSLNLGELARIWKGGCIIRAVFLDRIKKAYQRNPNLASLIVDPDFAREMVQRQAAWRRVVGLAISAGISTPGMCASLAYFDTYRRARLPANLVQAQRDLFGAHTYERIDRSGSFHTEWTKLARKSDAGVGALN
- the LOC121236408 gene encoding uncharacterized protein LOC121236408 — encoded protein: MDPFESIDHIEDEDYFDHEEYMIQAMALHRQQHAVEGASASRRRNSQPRMFIRRNPLEGHERLWNDYFAEPSIYPPNVFRRRFRMHRNLFLRIHSAVEAHDDYFVQKRDASGRLGLSSLQKITAAIRMLAYGVTADLMDEYVRIGESTARLSMKKFVKAIVSIFGGEYLRSPTNSDITRLLEVGQNRGFPGMLGSIDCMHWKWKNCPSAWKGMYSGHVNEPTIILEAVASYDLWIWHAFFGLPGSHNDINVLDRSSVFATLAEGHAPPCNYTINAFGVLQARFAIVRGPARYFQPRVLKDIMYTCIILHNMIVEDERHQYLGADQFIYESNDDTPHEPISRDNIPEFMEFIAQHHRIRDRGTHSQLQADLIEHLWNLHGRS